From a region of the Lysinibacillus irui genome:
- a CDS encoding phosphoadenosine phosphosulfate reductase domain-containing protein, producing the protein MKNHIIFFSGGMSSFTVAHLVKIKYPNDNILLYFTDTLWEDSDLYRFIYEASDKLKLPMLYHSVGLTPIQLMAKERFLYNSRVGNCSKKLKMEPAAKFLKKGIKPLIEIKYNYEFLKTDISPLEEEFAADTILYFGIGWDEMHREDAIKKNWAPFDVQMPLIDEVINNEDVLNLYGIRKPRLYDMGFAHNNCKGRCVKAGQGHYKNLLLKDEKTFQEVKEQEIVLSEYIRYTKQPQIKSGKCKDYLFKDVYNYLSTGIKSFKIEKILESVDYLSSSRRLFGNDSKGNPINKPYSYIKGMTLNLLEKQPIQCDMWDIGGCGCFVDYENTLND; encoded by the coding sequence ATGAAAAATCACATTATATTTTTTAGCGGGGGCATGTCATCTTTTACTGTTGCCCATTTAGTAAAAATAAAATATCCAAATGATAATATTCTATTGTATTTTACGGATACACTTTGGGAAGATTCTGATCTATATCGATTTATTTACGAGGCTTCAGATAAGCTAAAACTGCCTATGCTTTATCATTCTGTTGGGTTAACTCCGATACAACTTATGGCAAAAGAACGTTTTTTATATAACAGCAGAGTAGGTAACTGTTCAAAAAAATTAAAAATGGAGCCAGCTGCTAAATTCTTAAAAAAGGGGATAAAGCCTTTAATAGAAATTAAGTACAATTACGAATTTTTAAAAACGGACATATCGCCATTAGAAGAAGAGTTTGCAGCTGATACAATCTTATATTTTGGAATTGGTTGGGATGAAATGCATCGTGAGGATGCAATCAAAAAAAACTGGGCACCTTTTGATGTACAAATGCCATTAATTGATGAAGTAATAAACAATGAAGATGTATTGAATCTATATGGCATTCGGAAACCACGCCTATATGATATGGGATTTGCTCATAACAATTGTAAAGGTCGTTGCGTTAAGGCTGGTCAAGGTCATTATAAAAATCTTTTACTAAAGGATGAGAAGACTTTTCAAGAGGTGAAAGAGCAGGAAATAGTGCTTAGTGAGTATATCCGTTACACTAAACAACCACAAATCAAAAGTGGCAAATGTAAGGATTACTTATTCAAGGATGTCTATAACTATCTATCAACAGGAATAAAATCTTTTAAAATAGAAAAAATATTAGAATCAGTTGATTACCTATCATCGAGTAGAAGATTATTTGGGAATGATAGTAAGGGTAATCCTATTAACAAGCCTTATTCCTACATTAAGGGGATGACATTAAATTTGCTAGAAAAGCAACCTATCCAGTGTGACATGTGGGACATTGGTGGATGCGGATGCTTTGTCGATTATGAAAATACACTAAATGATTAA
- a CDS encoding type IA DNA topoisomerase: MIIAEKSDAAHAIASALTNDYKECPGYLMGNNGLLITWTQGHLLTLQEPDEINPEWEDWSWDTLPILPTYLPLKPLPNAQKQLDVIASLIKNCHVVVNAMDAGIEGELIFAYLAIYLKFLDFPTKRLWTASLQPTAIKKAYEDMKDIKEYQHLRNAGLARSMGDYILGINSTRSITLAGGGKTISAGRILSPTLALIYDRQIARDQFEEEIYYGIKATFQQGSIYYDSSFKGDRLIDYDEVEKIINLVEKQEGQVQFTDDTKLQMPPYLPNLTDVTVMANQRYGIKVSDGVKILQKLYLKKLITYPRTSSRYVTPDELDLLHRSYKALIEVFPNLKKGSEISRVNLNNKRIFNPENVQDHHAILPEATKPVDLTEEENLVYQIIVERFFLQFQAPVKTLQRKVLTVVNDYNFQTTFKKVIDYGWKGLNLDFTNLLIEEQDDDEMLEEEVDVLPDIQMDIAIKNIGLEVKEKKTAAPPLYTEGSLMKLMENISSLITNKKYKDALKGCGIGTSATRAETIKKLQDNGYVISQKRKLEVTKLGKAVIQLLRKSKSHLLTSPELTAKWELELEEIKKGKDSKHFNDAVANFTLNFVEEMKDLSLSDNALSAFSAKCPSCGKPLNENKKVYYCTQDDTDCTFYIWKNQYNKSITKKMLDDLIQKGETSLLTFKTKDGTRKYKARFKLVMPIKQGKLQLEYI, translated from the coding sequence GTGATAATAGCAGAAAAGTCAGATGCAGCACACGCAATAGCAAGTGCCCTTACAAATGATTATAAAGAATGTCCAGGTTACCTAATGGGGAATAACGGTTTACTTATCACTTGGACTCAAGGGCATCTTTTAACACTTCAGGAGCCCGATGAAATTAATCCAGAATGGGAGGATTGGTCTTGGGACACCTTACCTATCCTTCCAACCTATTTGCCGCTTAAACCGCTTCCTAACGCCCAAAAACAGCTAGATGTTATTGCTAGTTTAATTAAAAACTGTCATGTAGTAGTAAACGCTATGGATGCTGGTATAGAAGGAGAATTAATATTTGCATATTTGGCTATTTATCTTAAATTCTTAGATTTCCCCACTAAACGTCTGTGGACCGCTTCATTACAACCAACTGCCATAAAAAAGGCTTATGAAGACATGAAGGATATTAAAGAGTATCAACATTTAAGAAATGCCGGATTAGCACGTAGTATGGGAGACTATATTTTAGGAATTAACAGTACAAGAAGTATCACCCTGGCAGGGGGAGGAAAGACTATATCAGCTGGTCGGATACTTTCACCAACATTGGCCTTAATCTATGATCGTCAGATAGCAAGGGACCAATTCGAAGAAGAAATTTACTATGGTATTAAGGCTACATTTCAACAAGGTTCCATTTATTATGATTCCTCTTTCAAAGGAGATCGATTAATTGATTATGATGAGGTTGAAAAAATAATTAATCTAGTGGAGAAACAAGAAGGGCAAGTTCAGTTTACAGATGATACAAAGCTTCAAATGCCCCCATATCTACCTAACCTAACCGATGTGACTGTAATGGCCAATCAACGCTATGGAATAAAGGTATCTGATGGTGTGAAAATCCTCCAGAAACTTTATCTGAAAAAATTGATAACATATCCCAGGACTTCGAGTAGATATGTTACACCTGATGAATTGGATCTTCTTCATAGGTCTTATAAGGCTCTCATTGAAGTATTTCCAAATTTAAAGAAGGGAAGCGAAATCAGCAGGGTTAACTTGAATAACAAACGAATCTTTAATCCGGAAAATGTTCAAGACCATCATGCAATATTACCTGAAGCTACAAAGCCAGTGGATCTAACGGAAGAAGAGAATTTAGTATATCAAATAATTGTAGAAAGATTCTTTTTGCAGTTCCAAGCGCCCGTAAAGACTTTGCAAAGGAAAGTTTTAACCGTAGTTAATGATTACAATTTTCAAACCACATTTAAAAAAGTAATTGATTATGGCTGGAAAGGGTTAAATTTAGATTTTACAAATCTCCTTATTGAAGAGCAGGACGATGATGAAATGTTGGAAGAAGAGGTTGATGTATTACCAGATATTCAGATGGATATTGCAATTAAAAATATTGGATTAGAAGTGAAGGAAAAAAAGACAGCAGCACCGCCACTCTACACTGAAGGTTCACTTATGAAATTGATGGAAAACATCAGCTCACTCATTACAAATAAAAAGTATAAAGATGCACTTAAAGGATGTGGAATAGGTACAAGCGCAACGCGTGCTGAAACCATAAAAAAACTACAGGACAACGGTTATGTAATTTCTCAAAAAAGGAAGTTAGAGGTTACTAAATTAGGAAAAGCCGTCATTCAGCTCCTGCGGAAGAGTAAATCACATTTACTTACTTCACCAGAGCTCACTGCGAAATGGGAACTTGAATTAGAGGAAATCAAAAAAGGAAAAGACTCAAAGCACTTTAATGATGCAGTAGCTAATTTCACATTAAACTTTGTGGAGGAAATGAAAGACTTATCACTATCTGATAATGCATTGTCTGCTTTCTCAGCAAAATGTCCATCATGCGGCAAGCCTCTAAATGAAAATAAAAAGGTCTATTACTGCACTCAAGATGATACAGATTGTACTTTTTATATTTGGAAGAATCAGTACAACAAAAGTATCACCAAAAAAATGTTAGATGATCTTATTCAAAAAGGGGAGACATCTCTGTTAACCTTCAAAACAAAGGACGGAACAAGAAAATATAAAGCTCGATTTAAATTAGTCATGCCAATTAAACAAGGGAAGCTTCAATTGGAGTATATATAA
- a CDS encoding LPD28 domain-containing protein: MPKLQYQKIEFASELRVPLEERDPNLHYYDVSHEDGSFRPVIVAKFLWVNHLCTIAVKKPLTLGLNGSFLYLREAQKDAILKVI, from the coding sequence ATGCCAAAATTACAATATCAAAAAATTGAATTTGCTTCTGAACTAAGGGTTCCCTTAGAAGAAAGAGATCCTAACTTACACTATTATGATGTGAGTCATGAAGATGGAAGCTTTAGGCCGGTTATAGTTGCAAAGTTCTTATGGGTTAATCATTTATGTACTATAGCTGTGAAAAAGCCGCTTACTTTAGGGCTTAATGGGAGTTTTTTATACCTAAGAGAAGCTCAAAAAGATGCAATTCTAAAGGTAATTTAG
- the xerS gene encoding tyrosine recombinase XerS — protein sequence MALTQEEQNMKRLTIENLKELPYYITEFYEAKKDDFSANTLSKYIYEYRSFFNWLISDRIVDVKLAKDVPLETLDCLRKDVVKTYFDKLLNENIASEKKKEKKVYETRKDTTVNRAKSALRSLFNYLVNETENAAGDTYIERNVMEKFPLKRIKVSPATRADALNDKILKQHQIKGFLEFLSNGYEQTVEENHRKLATFKRDKERDFAICSLFLGSGIRLNELVSLEINNIDFHNVKISIDRKGGGHETISITIDSLMAIERYLEVRNKRYSGAEYSPFLFVTSHGGIKNISHRAIQNIVQKYTSAYLAQVTHSTNIKGLSPHKLRHSFSLLYYEENDGDIKLLSDQLGHSNLNTTSLYVNMADETRERAIERVSEALNKEK from the coding sequence TTGGCACTTACCCAAGAAGAACAAAATATGAAGAGATTAACAATAGAAAATTTAAAGGAACTTCCCTACTACATCACAGAATTTTATGAAGCTAAAAAAGATGACTTTTCAGCAAATACCTTATCAAAGTATATTTACGAATATAGAAGTTTTTTTAACTGGTTGATAAGTGATCGCATTGTTGATGTTAAATTGGCCAAAGATGTACCTTTAGAAACCCTAGACTGTCTTAGAAAAGATGTTGTTAAGACATATTTTGATAAATTACTAAATGAAAATATTGCTTCTGAAAAAAAGAAAGAAAAGAAAGTATATGAAACAAGGAAAGATACTACAGTTAATCGAGCGAAAAGCGCCTTACGTTCCCTATTTAATTACCTGGTAAATGAGACGGAAAATGCTGCCGGTGACACATATATCGAGAGAAATGTAATGGAAAAATTCCCTTTGAAACGCATTAAAGTATCCCCTGCAACCAGAGCTGATGCATTGAATGATAAAATTCTAAAACAGCATCAAATAAAGGGGTTTTTAGAATTCTTGTCGAATGGTTATGAACAAACAGTTGAAGAAAATCATAGGAAATTAGCTACTTTTAAAAGAGATAAGGAACGAGACTTTGCAATTTGTTCTTTATTTCTTGGTAGTGGTATTCGACTAAATGAATTGGTGTCACTAGAAATAAATAATATAGACTTTCATAATGTGAAAATCTCTATTGATCGAAAAGGTGGCGGCCATGAAACAATATCTATCACTATTGATTCATTAATGGCTATTGAAAGGTACCTAGAAGTGCGTAACAAGCGATATTCTGGTGCAGAATACTCCCCTTTTCTCTTTGTAACTAGTCATGGTGGAATTAAAAATATATCACACAGGGCAATTCAGAATATTGTTCAAAAGTATACTTCAGCTTATCTGGCTCAAGTGACTCATTCAACTAATATTAAGGGGCTATCTCCACACAAATTACGACATTCTTTCTCATTGCTCTATTATGAGGAAAATGATGGAGATATTAAATTGTTAAGTGATCAATTAGGACACTCTAACCTAAATACAACGAGTCTCTATGTTAATATGGCTGATGAAACAAGGGAACGTGCTATCGAGCGTGTTAGTGAAGCATTGAATAAGGAGAAATAG
- a CDS encoding type IA DNA topoisomerase: MTITLVIAEKKEAAKSIAQALSPQFTEKEGYIQGSNNLIFTWASGHLVEIKSPEEMKKEWGEWAWDTLPMIPENIQLKAKPKVKKQLDIIQKLEEQASVIVNAADSGTEGEVIFNFIAIYLRFNKPIYRLWTSSLQPGAIQKAYKELKPASAYNALKQAGFSRAISDWIIGLNATRALTLAAGGKIIHAGRVQTPVLALVYDRHKERSLFKKMKFYPLLATFSQGAEKYQGYFAGDRIIDQDEARSINEQIKAKQGTITGIKEEQKKTPPPLLMDLTDLSRIANQKYSYTAIKTLEIVQSLYLKKYVTYPRTGSRYTTTDEIPLMHNSFDVLKSQFPKLATNGDKSLVNETNTRIVNPKKVVDHHALLPEPVVATDLSKEEENIYMIIVERFFTQFQKPFEFMQTNIKTEVQGYYFESTYKQPLSLGWTAIFNSEEDDIVECNDFTGIPKLFEGGVSCDDVEIEEKETSAPAAFTDGSLIQMMSNISNKISDPILKAKLKDCGIGTSATRATIIKKLIDTEYLAYENKSITITKKGINVIEILRSTNISLLTSPELTAEWEKELEQVRNGKSSKPFMEGIKKLANLIVDEAKKLNLESNDFIQSYGKCPKCGKNIVLNKKSYYCSGYNDGCKFFIWSTQYHKSITPKMIEQLLLKGKTNLLSFSSKNGPKSSFKAKLILPENLDGGRLELEFEAKK; the protein is encoded by the coding sequence ATGACAATAACTTTAGTAATTGCAGAAAAGAAAGAGGCTGCAAAATCAATAGCACAGGCATTATCTCCGCAATTCACTGAGAAAGAAGGATACATTCAAGGTTCTAACAATTTAATATTCACATGGGCTAGTGGACATCTTGTTGAGATAAAATCACCGGAAGAAATGAAAAAAGAATGGGGAGAATGGGCTTGGGATACCCTCCCTATGATTCCCGAAAATATTCAATTAAAGGCTAAACCGAAAGTTAAGAAGCAGTTAGATATCATTCAAAAACTAGAAGAGCAGGCTAGTGTCATTGTTAACGCAGCTGATTCGGGGACAGAAGGTGAAGTAATCTTTAACTTTATCGCTATTTATCTCCGCTTTAATAAGCCTATATATCGCTTATGGACGTCATCTTTGCAACCAGGGGCTATTCAAAAGGCATATAAGGAATTAAAGCCTGCAAGTGCTTATAATGCCTTAAAACAAGCTGGATTCTCAAGGGCTATCTCTGACTGGATTATTGGTTTAAATGCCACTAGAGCATTAACTCTTGCTGCTGGTGGGAAAATAATACACGCAGGTCGGGTTCAAACTCCAGTACTAGCATTAGTTTATGATCGCCATAAAGAAAGATCGTTATTTAAAAAGATGAAGTTCTATCCCTTACTAGCTACATTTTCTCAAGGAGCGGAAAAATATCAAGGGTACTTTGCAGGGGACCGCATTATTGATCAAGATGAAGCAAGGTCGATCAACGAACAAATTAAAGCCAAGCAAGGTACTATTACAGGCATTAAAGAGGAGCAAAAGAAAACACCTCCACCGCTTCTCATGGATCTAACGGACTTATCAAGAATTGCCAACCAAAAATACAGCTATACAGCAATTAAGACGCTAGAAATTGTCCAGTCCTTATATTTAAAGAAATATGTAACATACCCACGTACCGGGTCCAGATATACGACAACAGATGAGATACCATTAATGCATAATTCATTTGATGTATTAAAATCTCAATTTCCTAAACTAGCTACTAACGGAGATAAAAGCCTTGTTAATGAAACAAACACAAGAATAGTCAATCCCAAAAAAGTAGTTGATCACCATGCTCTACTACCAGAGCCGGTAGTAGCAACAGATCTTAGTAAGGAAGAAGAAAATATTTACATGATAATTGTGGAGCGGTTTTTCACGCAATTTCAAAAACCCTTTGAATTCATGCAAACCAACATAAAAACAGAAGTTCAAGGATATTATTTTGAGTCCACATACAAACAACCTTTAAGTCTAGGCTGGACGGCTATCTTTAATTCCGAAGAGGATGATATCGTCGAATGTAACGACTTTACTGGTATTCCAAAGCTTTTTGAAGGAGGAGTATCATGTGATGATGTTGAAATAGAAGAAAAGGAAACATCGGCACCAGCTGCATTCACTGACGGTTCATTAATTCAGATGATGTCAAATATAAGTAATAAGATTTCGGATCCAATCTTGAAAGCTAAATTAAAAGACTGTGGGATTGGAACCAGTGCTACAAGGGCCACTATTATCAAAAAATTAATTGATACAGAATACCTCGCTTACGAGAATAAATCTATCACAATCACTAAAAAAGGGATTAATGTAATTGAAATCTTAAGAAGTACAAATATTAGTTTATTAACATCGCCTGAATTAACAGCTGAATGGGAAAAAGAATTAGAGCAAGTAAGAAATGGGAAATCAAGCAAACCATTTATGGAAGGTATTAAGAAGTTGGCGAACCTCATTGTAGATGAGGCGAAAAAGCTTAATTTAGAATCAAATGATTTTATTCAGAGTTATGGAAAATGTCCGAAATGCGGTAAGAATATAGTTCTGAATAAAAAGAGTTATTATTGTTCAGGTTATAATGATGGCTGTAAATTTTTCATTTGGAGTACTCAATACCATAAAAGTATAACTCCTAAAATGATTGAACAATTACTATTAAAAGGTAAAACAAACTTGCTCTCATTTTCATCGAAAAATGGGCCGAAATCCTCATTTAAGGCAAAATTGATTTTACCCGAAAACCTAGATGGTGGTAGGCTTGAACTCGAATTTGAAGCCAAAAAATAA